In Rutidosis leptorrhynchoides isolate AG116_Rl617_1_P2 chromosome 2, CSIRO_AGI_Rlap_v1, whole genome shotgun sequence, one genomic interval encodes:
- the LOC139892114 gene encoding putative pentatricopeptide repeat-containing protein At2g01510, translating to MRLTNTGSKNTTFIIRRCSPIWYYCTTTIVPYSVDASIIKTGFHPNASRSNFQLNHFVANSQLSKAHQLFDQMPLTNSYSYNMLISGCVKSGNLARARDLFDAMPVKTVVSWTILIGGYSQQNRPVCAFKLYAEMCRRGTVPDFVTFATLLSGCDETLVTKTVTQVHAHIVKHGFNLTLMVCNSLVDAYCKTGNIELANWLFKEMMTRDSVTFNAMITGYSNVGSNNKAINLFIEMKRLGIMPSEFTFAAVICACMGLNDVHLGQQIHGLVIKSNFIWNVFVSNAFLDFYSKHDSIDDAKRLFDEMSLLDCVSYNVIITGFVWAGRLKESLNLFHELQSTSFNRKEFPFATMLSVASTLGSLKMGRQIHTQALVTGAVMDVLVGNTLLDMYAKCDGFEEANVIFGTLPHESAVPWTSIISTYVQKGFFDEALQLFKQMLKAFVFGDQATFASTLRASANLTSLSLGKQLHSVMITLGCMSNVFCGSSLLDMYAKCGYVNEAVQVFNEMPCRNIVSWNAMISAYAQVGDGEATLRTFNELIESGLEPDSVSFLNVLTACSHRGLVESGLAYFKSMTQRFRIVVKREHYASMIDLLCRCGQFNEAEKLMHEMPFEPDEIMWSSVMRSCRVHKNQDFAKRAADALLKMDIVRDAGPYVNMSNIYAEAGQWEDVSKVKKAMKDRGVKKVTAYSWVEVNHNVHVFTANDRTHPQIEDIRKKIDDLWRKMEDEGYKPDVSVILQNVSEDIKIESVKYHSERLAIAFALICTPKGSPIVIMKNLRACVDCHAAIKVISKIVGRNIIVRDSSRFHHFLDGSCSCGDYW from the coding sequence ATGAGACTCACCAATACAGGTTCAAAAAACACCACATTCATAATAAGGCGATGTTCACCAATTTGGTATTACTGCACCACTACAATCGTCCCATATTCAGTAGACGCTTCAATAATCAAAACAGGATTTCACCCAAATGCATCACGCTCCAATTTTCAGCTCAATCATTTTGTTGCCAACAGTCAACTATCCAAAGCACACCAACTGTTCGATCAAATGCCTCTTACAAACAGTTACTCTTATAATATGTTGATTTCTGGGTGTGTTAAATCAGGCAATCTTGCTCGTGCAAGAGACTTGTTTGATGCAATGCCTGTTAAGACTGTGGTTTCTTGGACGATATTGATCGGTGGGTATTCACAACAGAATCGACCCGTGTGTGCTTTTAAGCTTTATGCTGAAATGTGTAGGCGGGGAACGGTTCCTGATTTTGTGACGTTTGCAACGCTATTGTCTGGTTGCGATGAGACCCTGGTGACGAAAACAGTAACTCAAGTGCATGCACATATCGTTAAACATGGGTTTAATTTGACACTTATGGTTTGCAATAGTTTAGTTGATGCTTACTGCAAAACTGGCAATATTGAATTGGCTAATTGGCTTTTTAAGGAGATGATGACTAGAGATTCTGTGACGTTCAATGCAATGATAACAGGATACTCAAATGTAGGGTCGAACAATAAAGCAATAAACCTCTTTATCGAAATGAAAAGGCTGGGTATAATGCCATCTGAGTTCACTTTTGCAGCCGTCATATGTGCATGTATGGGGCTAAATGATGTTCATCTTGGGCAGCAAATTCATGGACTTGTTATCAAATCCAACTTTATTTGGAATGTGTTTGTGTCCAATGCTTTTCTTGACTTCTATTCAAAGCACGATTCGATAGACGATGCGAAAAGACTCTTTGATGAGATGTCCTTGCTGGATTGCGTATCGTATAACGTGATCATTACTGGATTCGTTTGGGCTGGAAGATTGAAGGAATCTTTAAATCTCTTCCATGAACTACAATCGACTAGCTTCAACAGGAAAGAATTCCCCTTTGCAACGATGTTAAGTGTAGCTTCAACTTTAGGTAGTCTAAAAATGGGTAGGCAAATTCACACTCAAGCCTTAGTGACAGGGGCCGTTATGGATGTTTTAGTGGGTAATACGTTACTAGATATGTACGCAAAATGTGACGGATTTGAGGAAGCTAACGTGATCTTTGGGACGCTCCCCCATGAAAGCGCGGTTCCGTGGACGTCGATAATCTCTACGTATGTTCAAAAAGGTTTTTTTGATGAAGCACTTCAGCTTTTTAAGCAAATGCTCAAAGCATTTGTATTTGGAGACCAAGCAACGTTTGCAAGCACTTTAAGAGCTTCTGCAAACCTAACTTCCTTATCTTTAGGGAAACAGTTACATTCTGTTATGATTACGTTAGGTTGTATGTCAAATGTCTTTTGCGGTAGCTCGTTACTGGACATGTATGCCAAATGTGGGTACGTAAACGAAGCAGTTCAAGTTTTTAACGAAATGCCTTGTAGAAATATAGTCTCGTGGAACGCAATGATCTCGGCTTATGCCCAAGTAGGTGACGGTGAAGCCACGTTAAGGACGTTTAACGAGTTGATTGAATCGGGCCTCGAGCCCGATTCAGTAAGCTTTTTAAACGTGCTAACCGCGTGTAGCCATCGAGGGCTTGTTGAATCAGGGCTTGCATATTTCAAATCGATGACTCAGAGGTTTAGAATTGTTGTCAAAAGAGAACATTATGCATCCATGATTGATTTGTTGTGCAGATGTGGACAGTTTAATGAAGCagagaaattaatgcatgaaatgCCTTTTGAACCAGATGAAATTATGTGGTCTTCGGTTATGAGATCGTGTAGGGTCCACAAGAATCAAGATTTTGCTAAAAGGGCTGCAGATGCacttttaaaaatggatattgttagGGATGCTGGTCCGTATGTTAACATGTCGAATATATATGCAGAAGCGGGACAATGGGAAGATGTTAGTAAGGTGAAAAAGGCGATGAAAGATCGAGGAGTAAAAAAAGTTACTGCGTACAGTTGGGTTGAAGTGAACCACAATGTTCATGTATTTACTGCTAATGATAGAACACATCCTCAAATTGAGGATATTAGGAAAAAGATTGATGATTTATGGAGGAAAATGGAAGACGAAGGGTACAAGCCAGATGTAAGTGTGATCCTTCAAAATGTAAGTGAAGATATTAAAATAGAATCAGTTAAATATCATAGCGAGCGGTTGGCTATCGCTTTTGCACTCATTTGTACGCCAAAAGGATCACCGATTGTAATCATGAAGAATTTGCGAGCTTGCGTGGACTGTCATGCTGCAATTAAGGTTATTTCCAAGATTGTTGGGAGGAATATTATTGTTAGGGACTCGAGCCGGTTTCACCATTTTCTGGATGGAAGTTGTTCTTGCGGGGATTATTGGTGA